The Streptomyces sp. NL15-2K genome contains a region encoding:
- a CDS encoding rhamnogalacturonan acetylesterase: MSLTRRQVTTAALSAVPLAFAAPETAVSHARSRTLFIAGDSTAAQKYAPAAPETGWGMALPFFLHKDLIVANHAVNGRSSKSFVDEGRLDVVLGAIRPGDFLIIQFAHNDEKADDPTRYTEPWTTYQDYLRQYVDGARARGARPVLATPVERRRFDAGGNAVPSHGDYPAAMRALAKEERVALLDLQALSLALWQRLGVEETKTYFNWTATEQDNTHFNPPGAIAVARLVAQELLRTRVLAPRDVRRLDEEIPASWITWPQAAA; this comes from the coding sequence GTGTCACTCACCCGCAGACAGGTCACCACCGCGGCTCTTTCCGCTGTTCCTCTCGCCTTCGCGGCCCCTGAGACCGCTGTCTCTCACGCAAGGTCCCGCACTCTGTTCATCGCCGGTGATTCCACCGCCGCCCAGAAGTACGCCCCCGCCGCCCCCGAGACCGGGTGGGGCATGGCGCTTCCGTTCTTTCTGCACAAGGATCTGATCGTCGCCAACCACGCTGTGAACGGGCGCAGTTCGAAGAGCTTCGTCGACGAGGGGCGGCTCGATGTCGTCCTCGGGGCGATCCGGCCGGGCGACTTTCTGATCATCCAGTTCGCTCACAACGACGAGAAGGCGGACGACCCGACTCGTTACACCGAGCCCTGGACGACGTACCAGGACTATCTGCGCCAGTACGTCGACGGCGCCCGGGCCCGTGGTGCCCGGCCCGTGCTCGCCACGCCCGTCGAGCGCAGGAGGTTCGACGCGGGCGGCAACGCCGTGCCGAGTCACGGCGACTATCCGGCGGCGATGCGTGCGCTCGCCAAGGAGGAGCGCGTCGCGCTGCTCGACCTCCAGGCCCTGTCCCTCGCGCTGTGGCAGCGGCTCGGTGTCGAGGAGACGAAGACGTACTTCAACTGGACCGCGACCGAGCAGGACAACACGCACTTCAACCCGCCCGGCGCGATCGCCGTGGCGCGGCTCGTGGCCCAGGAACTGCTGCGTACGCGGGTGCTCGCACCGCGCGATGTACGCCGGCTGGACGAGGAGATTCCCGCGTCCTGGATCACCTGGCCGCAGGCCGCCGCGTAA
- a CDS encoding pectinesterase family protein yields the protein MSGQSVATADGSATTADRWTDRPHGFASLAGGTTGGAGGKVVTVTDQASLAKYAAAEEPYVIRVKGALEMDPFGTEITVASDKTIIGVSDSAEIVHGGLNLDPGTHNVIIRNLTIRDTAIEGNWDCKDTDFDGIRMDTVHHVWVDHIRFSRICDGQLDIRKDSEYVTVSYNQFTDNNKTFGIGWTPNVKTQITVDHNWFTGTKQRNPSADNCAYAHLYNNYLTAQTDPGDPVWTYGNWSRGKTKMVIENSYYRDVQHPYQADATAELVERGSILKNTTGRHDEWGAAFDPREFYDYRLDPAAAVPALVKRFSGPQKRIGGPVTLHVPADYPTVQAAVDAVPDGNAVPVTIAVAPGTYRAKVLIPAGKPNILLQGTGQDRSDTVIVYDTPAANGGSTGSATVRIAANDVTARNLTFSNDFDEAAHEVNGEQALAMKTTGDRILFEDTAFLGNQDTLMTDSPKLDVISRVYIRDSYIEGDVDFLYGRATTVVERSVIRALSRGSATNNGYITAASTWTGNPYGFLITGSRIVSDAPAGTFHLGRPWHPGGEPAAVAQVLIRDTELPAAVKSSPWTDMSGFSWKDARFAEYRNFGPGAGASADRPQMSDADAKAYTVANYLKGADGWAPYARR from the coding sequence ATGTCCGGCCAGTCCGTGGCCACCGCCGACGGGTCCGCGACCACCGCGGACCGCTGGACCGACCGGCCGCACGGTTTCGCCTCCCTCGCCGGCGGCACCACCGGCGGCGCGGGCGGCAAGGTCGTGACGGTCACCGACCAGGCCTCGCTGGCGAAGTACGCGGCGGCCGAGGAGCCGTACGTCATCCGGGTCAAGGGTGCCCTCGAGATGGATCCCTTCGGCACGGAGATCACCGTCGCCTCCGACAAGACCATCATCGGCGTGAGCGACAGCGCCGAGATCGTCCACGGCGGTCTCAACCTCGACCCCGGCACCCACAACGTGATCATCCGCAACCTCACCATCCGTGACACGGCGATCGAGGGCAACTGGGACTGCAAGGACACCGACTTCGACGGCATCCGGATGGACACCGTCCACCACGTGTGGGTCGACCACATCCGCTTCTCACGGATCTGCGACGGCCAGCTCGACATCCGCAAGGACAGTGAGTACGTCACCGTCTCCTACAACCAGTTCACGGACAACAACAAGACGTTCGGCATCGGCTGGACCCCGAACGTCAAGACACAGATCACCGTCGACCACAACTGGTTCACCGGCACCAAACAGCGCAACCCGTCCGCCGACAACTGCGCCTACGCGCACCTCTACAACAACTACCTGACGGCACAGACGGATCCCGGTGATCCGGTGTGGACGTACGGCAACTGGTCGCGCGGCAAGACCAAGATGGTCATCGAGAACAGCTACTACCGGGACGTCCAGCACCCCTACCAGGCCGACGCCACCGCCGAGTTGGTGGAGCGCGGGTCGATCCTGAAGAACACGACGGGCCGGCACGACGAGTGGGGTGCCGCCTTCGATCCGCGGGAGTTCTACGACTACCGGCTGGATCCGGCGGCGGCCGTCCCGGCGCTGGTCAAGCGCTTCTCCGGACCGCAGAAGCGGATCGGCGGCCCGGTGACGCTGCACGTCCCGGCCGACTACCCGACCGTGCAGGCCGCCGTGGACGCCGTGCCCGACGGCAACGCCGTCCCGGTGACGATCGCGGTCGCTCCGGGCACGTACCGGGCGAAGGTCCTCATACCCGCGGGCAAGCCGAACATCCTGCTGCAGGGGACTGGACAGGATCGCTCCGACACCGTCATCGTCTACGACACGCCCGCCGCGAACGGCGGCTCCACCGGGAGCGCGACCGTACGGATCGCCGCGAACGACGTCACCGCCCGCAACCTCACCTTCAGCAACGACTTCGACGAGGCCGCGCACGAGGTCAACGGCGAGCAGGCGCTGGCGATGAAGACGACCGGCGACCGGATCCTCTTCGAGGACACCGCCTTCCTGGGCAACCAGGACACGCTGATGACCGACAGCCCCAAGCTTGACGTGATCAGCCGGGTCTACATCCGCGACTCGTACATCGAGGGCGATGTCGACTTCCTCTACGGACGCGCGACCACAGTCGTCGAGCGGTCCGTGATCCGCGCGCTGAGCCGTGGCTCCGCCACCAACAACGGGTACATCACGGCCGCTTCGACCTGGACCGGCAATCCCTACGGGTTCCTGATCACGGGATCGAGGATCGTCAGTGACGCGCCCGCCGGGACCTTCCACCTGGGCCGGCCCTGGCATCCGGGCGGTGAACCCGCCGCGGTCGCCCAGGTGCTGATCCGCGACACCGAGCTGCCCGCGGCCGTCAAGTCCTCGCCGTGGACCGACATGAGCGGGTTCTCGTGGAAGGACGCGCGGTTCGCCGAGTACCGCAACTTCGGCCCGGGGGCGGGTGCCTCCGCTGACCGGCCGCAGATGAGTGACGCCGATGCCAAGGCGTACACCGTCGCGAACTACCTCAAGGGCGCGGACGGCTGGGCGCCGTACGCCCGTCGCTGA
- a CDS encoding sugar ABC transporter substrate-binding protein, with the protein MKISIRRSRRAAVAVALGSVLALTATACGDDGSGAGGDKGEEGSGKGKIVFWDNNGGVRTDIWKEVIADFEKANPDIEVEYVGIASTEYQSKVDTAIQGGGLPDVGGVGAAMAAGFAAQNALEPLDDRLSKSSLNGKLNESMVESLKSAGGGDALFSIPTSANNGVLYYRTDLFKKAGLDEPTTWDKFYEAADKLTNKGKNEFGYTIRGGAGSIAQALDAMYGQSGITSFWDASGEKTTVNDPKNVEALEKYAALYKKVTPAADLNNDFTKMVAQWDSGTIGMLNHNLGSYQDHVKALGVEKFRGIPQPVGSAGKRVQVSNPVDGLGLFKSSKNKDAAWKFIEFATSHEENSKFNKSAGQVPANNDAAKDAWISEAEPTKLAAGALSDGSTTIVQLPYYLPDWNTVSKSDNEPNFQKVLLGDMSAKDFLDTMAEQLNTAQAEWKEQNG; encoded by the coding sequence ATGAAGATCAGCATCCGTAGAAGCAGGCGCGCTGCCGTAGCCGTCGCCCTGGGCTCCGTACTCGCCCTGACCGCCACCGCCTGCGGTGACGACGGCAGCGGCGCGGGCGGTGACAAGGGCGAAGAGGGCAGCGGCAAGGGCAAGATCGTCTTCTGGGACAACAACGGCGGTGTCCGCACCGACATCTGGAAGGAGGTCATCGCCGACTTCGAGAAGGCCAACCCGGACATCGAGGTCGAGTACGTCGGGATCGCCTCCACCGAGTACCAGTCCAAGGTCGACACCGCCATCCAGGGCGGCGGCCTGCCGGACGTCGGCGGTGTCGGCGCCGCGATGGCCGCGGGGTTCGCCGCCCAGAACGCGCTGGAGCCGCTGGACGACCGGCTCTCCAAGTCCTCCCTCAACGGCAAGCTCAACGAGTCCATGGTCGAGTCGCTGAAGTCCGCCGGCGGCGGCGACGCGCTGTTCTCGATCCCGACCTCCGCCAACAACGGTGTCCTCTACTACCGCACCGACCTGTTCAAGAAGGCGGGCCTGGACGAGCCGACGACCTGGGACAAGTTCTACGAGGCCGCGGACAAGCTCACGAACAAGGGCAAGAACGAGTTCGGGTACACCATCCGTGGTGGCGCCGGTTCCATCGCCCAGGCACTGGACGCGATGTACGGGCAGTCCGGCATCACGTCCTTCTGGGACGCGAGCGGTGAGAAGACCACGGTCAACGACCCGAAGAACGTCGAGGCGCTGGAGAAGTACGCGGCCCTGTACAAGAAGGTCACGCCGGCCGCCGACCTGAACAACGACTTCACGAAGATGGTCGCCCAGTGGGATTCCGGCACGATCGGGATGCTGAACCACAACCTGGGGTCCTACCAGGACCATGTGAAGGCGCTCGGGGTGGAGAAGTTCCGTGGTATCCCGCAGCCTGTTGGCTCCGCCGGTAAGCGGGTTCAGGTGTCCAACCCCGTTGACGGGCTGGGCTTGTTCAAGAGCTCCAAGAACAAGGACGCTGCGTGGAAGTTCATCGAGTTCGCCACCTCGCACGAGGAGAACTCGAAGTTCAACAAGTCGGCCGGGCAGGTTCCGGCGAACAATGACGCGGCGAAGGATGCGTGGATCTCCGAGGCCGAGCCTACGAAGCTGGCCGCGGGGGCGTTGAGTGATGGTTCCACGACCATTGTCCAGCTGCCGTACTACCTGCCGGACTGGAACACGGTTTCGAAGTCGGACAACGAGCCGAATTTCCAGAAGGTGCTGCTCGGTGACATGAGCGCGAAGGACTTCCTGGACACGATGGCTGAGCAGTTGAACACGGCTCAGGCTGAGTGGAAAGAGCAGAACGGCTGA
- a CDS encoding sugar ABC transporter permease, with product MAQAAAVAKPPAPPRRRRASATPRRLPYLLITPAALLMLGFIAYPVISVFYYSLQNYNPTKPWRNGYAGFDNFVHAFTEDPVFWDTLVFSAKWVVVEVGLQLLFGLALALIVNQTFVGRGLGRAMVFSPWAVSGVLTSAIWVLLYNSQTGITRYLADMGIGSYGTSWLSDTSTVFPAAIVADLWRGVPFFAILILADLQSVSKDLYEAAEVDGASRFKQFWHITLPHLKDAIILSTLLRAVWEFNNVDLLYTLTGGGPAGETTTLPLYIANTSVDAHNFGYASALTTVAFVILLFCSMVYLRLSKFGGGNK from the coding sequence ATGGCCCAAGCCGCAGCCGTGGCGAAACCGCCCGCGCCACCCCGGCGGCGCCGTGCCTCCGCCACGCCGCGCAGGCTGCCGTACCTGCTGATCACCCCGGCGGCCCTGCTCATGCTCGGCTTCATCGCCTATCCGGTGATCAGCGTCTTCTACTACAGCCTGCAGAACTACAACCCCACCAAGCCATGGCGGAACGGCTACGCGGGCTTCGACAACTTCGTCCACGCCTTCACCGAAGACCCGGTGTTCTGGGACACGCTGGTCTTCAGCGCCAAGTGGGTCGTCGTCGAGGTCGGACTGCAACTGCTGTTCGGTCTGGCGCTGGCCCTCATCGTCAACCAGACCTTCGTGGGCCGCGGGCTCGGGCGGGCCATGGTCTTCTCCCCGTGGGCCGTCTCCGGCGTGCTGACCTCCGCGATCTGGGTACTGCTCTACAACTCCCAGACAGGCATCACCCGTTACCTCGCGGACATGGGCATCGGCTCCTACGGCACCAGTTGGCTGTCGGACACCTCCACCGTGTTCCCGGCGGCGATCGTCGCCGACCTGTGGCGCGGTGTCCCCTTCTTCGCGATCCTCATCCTCGCCGACCTGCAGTCCGTCTCGAAGGACCTGTACGAGGCCGCCGAGGTCGACGGGGCCAGCCGCTTCAAGCAGTTCTGGCACATCACGCTGCCGCACCTGAAGGACGCGATCATCCTGTCCACGCTGCTGCGCGCGGTCTGGGAGTTCAACAACGTCGACCTGCTCTACACCCTGACCGGCGGCGGACCCGCGGGCGAGACCACGACCCTCCCGCTCTACATCGCCAACACCAGCGTCGACGCGCACAACTTCGGCTACGCCTCCGCCCTGACCACGGTGGCGTTCGTGATCCTGCTCTTCTGCTCGATGGTCTATCTGCGCCTGAGCAAGTTCGGAGGTGGGAACAAGTGA
- a CDS encoding carbohydrate ABC transporter permease, translating to MSTKEATAVAPVPEPAVVEPPRPTGRRRAWDEAPRWQIYLPLSIYLVFTLIPFYWILLFALRPAGSTSLVPWPMTFDHFEKVWTERSFGTYFENSLLVGVATLFMTTLVALAGGYALARFDFKIKQAFMLALLCSQFVPGALLLVPLFEIFAELQMINSLGSVIIAETVFQLPLSMILISNFIKNVPYSLEEAAWVDGCNRFTAFRIVVLPLLRPGLIAVGSFAFVHSWNHFLFALMFLNNQEKQTIPVGLNTLMSADSVDLGALAAGGIIAAVPVVIVFAFIQKWLITGFSAGAVKG from the coding sequence GTGAGCACCAAGGAGGCCACCGCGGTGGCACCGGTTCCCGAGCCCGCGGTCGTCGAACCGCCGCGCCCCACGGGCAGGCGTCGTGCCTGGGACGAGGCCCCTCGCTGGCAGATCTACCTGCCGCTGTCGATCTACCTCGTCTTCACCCTCATCCCCTTCTACTGGATCCTGCTCTTCGCCCTCCGCCCGGCCGGCTCGACCTCGCTCGTGCCCTGGCCGATGACCTTCGACCACTTCGAGAAGGTCTGGACGGAGCGAAGCTTCGGCACCTACTTCGAGAACAGCCTGCTCGTCGGCGTCGCCACCCTGTTCATGACGACCCTCGTCGCACTGGCCGGCGGCTACGCCCTCGCCCGGTTCGACTTCAAGATCAAGCAGGCCTTCATGCTGGCCCTGCTGTGCTCCCAGTTCGTGCCGGGCGCGCTGCTCCTGGTCCCGCTGTTCGAGATCTTCGCCGAGCTCCAGATGATCAACTCGCTGGGCAGTGTGATCATCGCGGAGACCGTCTTCCAGCTGCCGCTGTCGATGATCCTGATCAGCAACTTCATCAAGAACGTGCCGTACTCGCTGGAAGAGGCGGCCTGGGTCGACGGCTGCAACCGCTTCACCGCCTTCCGGATCGTGGTCCTGCCGCTGCTGCGTCCCGGTCTGATCGCCGTCGGCTCCTTCGCCTTCGTGCACTCCTGGAACCACTTCCTGTTCGCCCTGATGTTCCTGAACAACCAGGAGAAGCAGACCATCCCGGTCGGCCTCAACACCCTGATGAGCGCGGACAGCGTCGACCTCGGCGCGCTCGCCGCGGGCGGCATCATCGCGGCCGTCCCCGTCGTGATCGTGTTCGCCTTCATCCAGAAGTGGCTGATCACGGGCTTCAGCGCGGGGGCGGTGAAGGGATGA
- a CDS encoding pectate lyase, producing MRLRRITVVGAALGLLCVPAHAEARDISRDTLPANDGWASAAGGTTGGAAADDAHVHTVTDRAGLVRALDGGSDTPKIIRIAGTIDANTDDDGDRLDCADYATDGYSPKKYLAAYDPRTWGSAKPSGPQEEARQASAAKQAERVVLPVGSNTTIVGLGDPKNTAVLKGASLQVKDADNVIIRNLDLRDAYDCFPVWQPNTGGLGDWKTAYDNVWLRGATHVWVDHVTLSDKGHPDAEEPTHYGRNYLRHDGLLDITNGSDLVTVSWSRFADHDKAMLIGNGDTATGDRGKLRVTLHHNEFESVVQRAPRVRFGQVHLYNNRYVVPDDAHDYRYSVGVSTESAVYAENNAFTTPGHIEAADLVKSWNGTALHQSGTLFNGYPVDLLTIHNAYNSGSERDLTADVGWRPTLHTKIDNAATADREVARGAGAGRIP from the coding sequence ATGAGACTCCGCCGGATCACTGTTGTCGGCGCCGCGTTGGGGCTCCTGTGCGTCCCCGCGCACGCCGAGGCACGCGACATCAGCCGCGACACCCTGCCCGCGAACGACGGCTGGGCCTCCGCCGCCGGCGGCACCACCGGAGGTGCCGCGGCCGACGACGCCCACGTCCACACGGTCACCGACCGCGCCGGACTGGTCCGCGCCCTCGACGGCGGCAGCGACACCCCGAAGATCATCAGGATCGCCGGGACCATCGACGCCAACACCGACGACGACGGCGACCGCCTGGACTGCGCCGACTACGCCACCGACGGCTACAGCCCGAAGAAGTACCTGGCCGCCTACGACCCCCGCACCTGGGGCTCCGCCAAGCCCAGCGGCCCGCAGGAGGAGGCCCGCCAGGCCTCGGCGGCCAAGCAGGCCGAGCGGGTCGTGCTGCCCGTCGGCTCCAACACCACCATCGTCGGCCTGGGCGACCCCAAGAACACAGCCGTCCTCAAGGGCGCCAGCCTCCAGGTCAAGGACGCGGACAACGTGATCATCCGCAACCTCGACCTGCGCGACGCCTACGACTGCTTCCCCGTCTGGCAGCCCAACACCGGCGGCCTCGGCGACTGGAAGACGGCCTACGACAACGTCTGGCTGCGCGGTGCCACCCACGTGTGGGTCGACCACGTGACCCTGAGCGACAAGGGCCACCCGGACGCCGAGGAACCCACCCACTACGGCCGCAACTACCTGCGCCACGACGGCCTGCTGGACATCACCAACGGCTCCGACCTGGTCACCGTCTCCTGGAGCCGGTTCGCCGACCACGACAAGGCGATGCTCATCGGCAACGGCGACACGGCCACGGGCGACCGCGGCAAGCTCCGGGTCACCCTGCACCACAACGAGTTCGAGTCGGTCGTCCAGCGGGCGCCCAGGGTCCGCTTCGGCCAGGTGCACCTCTACAACAACCGGTACGTCGTCCCGGACGACGCCCACGACTACCGCTACTCCGTCGGGGTCTCCACCGAGTCGGCCGTATACGCCGAGAACAACGCCTTCACCACCCCCGGCCACATCGAGGCCGCCGACCTGGTCAAGAGCTGGAACGGCACCGCCCTGCACCAGAGCGGCACCCTCTTCAACGGCTATCCGGTGGACCTGCTCACCATCCACAACGCCTACAACTCCGGCAGCGAGCGTGACCTCACGGCCGACGTCGGCTGGAGACCTACCCTGCACACAAAGATCGACAACGCCGCCACGGCCGACCGAGAGGTGGCACGCGGCGCGGGCGCAGGGAGGATCCCATGA
- a CDS encoding Gfo/Idh/MocA family oxidoreductase, whose product MTVQMTVPIVLAGARGHGRWHLDNIRRLQDKGIVRLAGICELTPLTGDEIPEGLGTPEQSADFGALLDSTGARIAVICTPIPTHTDLALTAAAKGVHLLLEKPPAPSYAEYRRMADGVAQAGVACQIGFQSLGSHAVPAIRELIAEGAIGELEGVGGAGAWARPEAYYRRAPWAGKRRLHGVDVIDGALTNPLAHAVATALALAGAPHAEDVTEIETELVRANDIESDDTSCVRVTTTGGLPVTVAATLCAEDPDEPYVVAHGSRGRITFWYKQDRVLLQRADHGPEEYEYGRTDLLENLVEHLTDGAGLLVPPDATGSFMKVVEAIRQAPDPAPLPEGSWHLLPDERRRVVPGVDGLVAAAADTLSLFSELGAPWDVPNGLRKEVST is encoded by the coding sequence ATGACTGTTCAGATGACCGTTCCGATCGTTCTCGCGGGCGCACGCGGCCACGGCCGCTGGCACCTGGACAACATCCGCCGGCTCCAGGACAAGGGCATCGTCCGGCTGGCGGGGATCTGCGAGCTGACCCCGCTGACCGGCGACGAGATCCCCGAGGGCCTCGGCACCCCCGAGCAGTCCGCCGACTTCGGCGCCCTCCTCGACTCCACCGGCGCCCGGATCGCCGTGATCTGCACGCCGATCCCGACCCACACCGACCTGGCGCTGACGGCCGCCGCCAAGGGCGTGCACCTCCTGCTGGAGAAGCCGCCCGCCCCCTCCTACGCCGAGTACCGCCGGATGGCCGACGGGGTAGCCCAGGCGGGCGTCGCCTGCCAGATCGGCTTCCAGTCGCTGGGCTCGCACGCCGTGCCCGCGATCCGCGAGCTGATCGCCGAGGGCGCGATCGGCGAACTCGAGGGCGTCGGCGGGGCCGGTGCCTGGGCGCGTCCCGAGGCGTACTACCGGCGGGCGCCCTGGGCGGGCAAGCGCAGGCTGCACGGCGTCGACGTGATCGACGGGGCGCTGACCAACCCGCTCGCGCACGCCGTCGCCACCGCCCTGGCGCTGGCCGGCGCCCCGCACGCCGAGGACGTCACCGAGATCGAGACCGAGCTGGTGCGCGCCAACGACATCGAGTCCGACGACACCTCCTGCGTCCGCGTCACCACCACCGGGGGCCTCCCGGTGACCGTCGCGGCGACGCTGTGCGCCGAGGACCCCGACGAGCCGTACGTGGTCGCGCACGGCAGCCGGGGCCGGATCACCTTCTGGTACAAGCAGGACCGCGTCCTGCTCCAGCGGGCCGACCACGGCCCCGAGGAGTACGAGTACGGCCGCACCGACCTGCTGGAGAACCTCGTCGAGCACCTCACCGACGGCGCCGGCCTGCTGGTCCCGCCGGACGCCACGGGCTCCTTCATGAAGGTCGTCGAGGCGATCCGGCAGGCTCCCGACCCGGCCCCGCTGCCGGAGGGCTCCTGGCACCTGCTCCCCGACGAGCGGCGCCGGGTCGTGCCCGGCGTCGACGGACTCGTCGCGGCCGCCGCGGACACCCTCTCCCTGTTCTCCGAACTGGGCGCCCCCTGGGACGTCCCGAACGGACTCCGAAAAGAGGTGAGCACCTGA
- a CDS encoding PmoA family protein produces the protein MTTNDTPVLRVAGRPVGRYVTRPELPARLSPRPYLHPVTTLAGTAVTELSPADHTHHLGVGVAVPDVEGSNFWGGRTYVRDQGPTELDNHGAQRHTTFQLRDPDGFVEELRWVAAGAELLRERRTVAAIELTDTAWALDFTFSLTNVTPDPLSIGSPATNGRPGAAYGGFFWRARKEHEAPQVFTAATEGETEVHGARADWLALAGSTWTLVFAGATEQTRRDPWFVRTAEYPGVGSSLAYEERLPIPPGETVVRRIVTVVADGRLDRDGAAALIRKAVSP, from the coding sequence ATGACGACCAACGACACGCCGGTGCTGCGCGTCGCGGGCCGCCCGGTCGGCCGGTACGTCACCCGGCCCGAGCTGCCGGCCCGGCTCTCCCCGCGCCCGTACCTGCACCCCGTCACCACCCTGGCCGGCACGGCGGTCACCGAGCTCAGCCCCGCCGACCACACACACCACCTCGGCGTCGGTGTCGCCGTTCCCGACGTCGAGGGGTCCAACTTCTGGGGCGGACGCACCTACGTCCGCGACCAGGGCCCGACCGAACTGGACAACCACGGCGCCCAGCGGCACACCACCTTCCAGCTGCGCGACCCCGACGGCTTCGTCGAGGAGCTGCGCTGGGTGGCCGCCGGAGCCGAGCTGCTGCGCGAGCGCCGTACGGTCGCGGCCATCGAACTCACCGACACCGCCTGGGCGTTGGACTTCACCTTCTCGCTCACGAACGTCACCCCGGACCCGCTGTCGATCGGCAGCCCCGCCACCAACGGGCGGCCCGGCGCGGCCTACGGCGGTTTCTTCTGGCGGGCCCGCAAGGAGCACGAGGCCCCGCAGGTCTTCACCGCCGCCACCGAGGGTGAGACCGAGGTCCACGGCGCCCGCGCCGACTGGCTGGCCCTGGCCGGCTCCACCTGGACGCTGGTCTTCGCCGGGGCCACCGAGCAGACCCGGCGCGACCCGTGGTTCGTGCGGACGGCCGAGTATCCGGGCGTCGGCTCGTCCCTGGCGTACGAGGAGCGGCTGCCGATCCCGCCCGGTGAAACCGTCGTGCGGCGGATCGTCACCGTGGTCGCCGACGGCCGTCTCGACCGGGACGGAGCCGCGGCGCTCATACGGAAGGCGGTGAGCCCATGA
- a CDS encoding glycoside hydrolase 43 family protein, giving the protein MTTEKTEKTEKTETVETYTNPVLNADWSDPDVVRVGDDFYLTASSFGRAPGLPLLHSRDLVNWTLVGHAVERLEPASEFRAPRHDCGVWAPSLRHHDDRFWIFWGDPDQGIFQVNAPGIRGPWTRPQLVKEGKGLIDPCPLWDDETGEAYLVHAWAKSRSGIKNRLTGHRMHPDGTSLLDEGKVIVDGDRIPGWFTLEGPKLYKHDGWFWIFAPAGSVETGWQGAFRSRGFFGPYEEKVVLEQKDTDVNGPHQGGWVRTPSGEDWFLHFQQRGAYGRVVHLQPMRWGADGWPVLGDDGAPVAVHPCPDLPPQPAAAPAADDDFPGGRFGRQWQWTANPQDGWATQHSGDGLRLACVRSVDAHDLRKLPNVLTQRLPGTPSVVEVELRLHGEEPGARAGLAVLGDAFSWIGLQRGADGAVHLVHRFAEAVAEKERDADHPRLAPEGRARLRIEIGAGARCRFFYDVGDGPHLSGQVFAATPWRWVGALLGLFALAPVGPGHAGAASFTQFRISPL; this is encoded by the coding sequence ATGACGACGGAGAAGACGGAGAAGACGGAGAAGACGGAGACCGTGGAGACGTACACGAACCCCGTCCTGAACGCCGACTGGTCCGACCCGGACGTCGTCCGCGTCGGCGACGATTTCTACCTCACCGCCTCCAGCTTCGGCCGGGCCCCCGGCCTGCCGCTGCTGCACTCCCGTGACCTGGTGAACTGGACCCTGGTCGGCCACGCCGTCGAACGCCTGGAACCGGCAAGCGAGTTCAGGGCCCCGCGCCACGACTGCGGAGTCTGGGCACCGTCGTTACGTCACCACGACGACCGCTTCTGGATCTTCTGGGGCGACCCCGACCAGGGCATCTTCCAGGTCAACGCCCCCGGGATACGCGGGCCTTGGACCCGTCCCCAGCTGGTGAAAGAGGGCAAGGGGCTCATCGACCCGTGCCCCCTGTGGGACGACGAGACCGGCGAGGCCTATCTCGTGCATGCCTGGGCCAAGTCCCGCTCCGGGATCAAGAACCGCCTCACCGGCCACCGTATGCACCCTGACGGGACGTCACTTCTCGACGAGGGCAAGGTGATCGTCGACGGAGATCGCATCCCCGGCTGGTTCACCCTCGAAGGTCCCAAGCTCTACAAGCACGACGGCTGGTTCTGGATCTTCGCCCCCGCCGGGAGCGTGGAGACCGGCTGGCAGGGCGCCTTCCGCTCGCGCGGCTTCTTCGGGCCGTACGAGGAGAAGGTCGTCCTGGAGCAGAAGGACACCGACGTCAACGGGCCGCACCAGGGCGGCTGGGTGCGGACCCCGTCCGGGGAGGACTGGTTCCTGCACTTCCAGCAGCGAGGCGCCTACGGCCGTGTGGTCCACCTCCAGCCGATGCGCTGGGGTGCCGACGGCTGGCCGGTGCTCGGGGACGACGGCGCCCCCGTCGCCGTACACCCTTGCCCCGACCTGCCGCCGCAGCCGGCCGCCGCGCCCGCCGCCGACGACGACTTCCCCGGCGGACGCTTCGGTCGTCAGTGGCAGTGGACGGCCAACCCGCAGGACGGGTGGGCCACCCAGCACTCCGGGGACGGCCTCAGACTGGCCTGCGTCCGCTCGGTCGACGCGCACGACCTGCGCAAACTGCCGAACGTGCTCACCCAGCGGCTGCCGGGCACCCCGTCCGTCGTCGAGGTCGAGCTGAGGCTGCACGGCGAGGAGCCGGGGGCGCGGGCCGGGCTCGCGGTTCTCGGAGACGCCTTCAGCTGGATCGGACTGCAACGAGGGGCCGACGGGGCGGTCCACCTAGTGCACCGGTTCGCCGAGGCCGTCGCCGAGAAGGAGCGGGACGCCGACCATCCGCGGCTCGCGCCCGAGGGACGGGCCAGGCTGCGGATCGAGATCGGCGCCGGGGCACGCTGCCGCTTCTTCTACGACGTCGGAGACGGCCCGCACCTCTCGGGCCAGGTCTTCGCCGCCACCCCCTGGCGCTGGGTCGGCGCCCTGCTCGGCCTGTTCGCCCTCGCGCCCGTCGGCCCGGGACACGCGGGCGCCGCGAGTTTCACGCAGTTCCGGATCAGCCCTCTGTAA